From Aspergillus luchuensis IFO 4308 DNA, chromosome 2, nearly complete sequence:
ATCAGAGAGTGGTGCTTATTTGATGCAGACTACTACAGTGTCATCGACGCCCTACCTGCACTCTTGAAGCCTACTGGCGTTCTCGGAGTTTGTGACTTCTATGGTAAGTCTGGTAACATCTGTCGACGCAATTTTCCTAACCCCCGATAGTCCAAAGCATTGTTGATGTCTCATCGCGTAACTACACTGGCGGTGCCTTCAACCGACATGTGAACTGGCTCGGTCGTGTCTTCTGGCGTGCCTGGTTTGACGTGGACCGGGTCAGCTTGGAAGCAGCCCGCCGCGACTACCTGGAGTACCGATTCGGAACCGTCATCTCTGCCAGCGAGAGAAACTACCTTTTGGGTGGTATCCCATACTATATTTTTGTCGGTTGCCAGAAAGATTCGACCACCCACTCAGGTCGCGAAGCCATCGAGAAGTTGAATGCTTCGTTCACAGAGTCGCCGTACCTCTCTCCCGCCAACCATcgcaaggagatggagactGCTGTTGTGAATAGCACTCAGGAAATCAGATCCAAGGCCTATGAGTCGGCTGTGATCAATCTGAGCGCGAACCTGCCTCTCCCTTCGTCCTTTTACcagaatcaccaccaccgtatCTTCTATAATGACCTCCTCCCAAAGCACACTCAGTTCGGAAACGAGTATATTTATGCTTTCAACTGGGAAGACCCCCGCGTTGACCACCGCCTGCTGGACATCAAGCGAGACGATGTCATTCTGGCCATCACCAGCGCCGGTGACAACATCCTCGACTACCTTCAGAAGAGCCCGCGTCGTGTCCATGCGGTTGACTTGAACCCAAATCAGAACCACCTTCTGGAACTCAAGGTGGCTAGCTTCATGGCTCTGGGCCACCGCGATGTGTGGAAGATCTTCGGTGAAGGAAAGCATCCAGAGTTCCGCAACCTACTCATCTCCCGACTGAGCCCACACTTGTCTAGTCAAGCCTTCCAGTACTGGCTGGAGCATACCCATATCttcacttcctcttctggtAAGGGACTCTACGAGACGGGTGGATCGCGCCACGCTATCAAGATGGTCCGCTACCTCTTCAAGGTCTTCGGCCTGGAAAGCCAGGTACGACAGCTCTGTGAAGCCCAGACCTTGGCAGAACAGCGCAAGATCTGGCCCCGAATCCGTTCCGTCCTGATGAGCAAGCCTCTTCactgggcggtggtgggaaCGGAATGGTTCGCATGGAAGGCCGCAGGCGTGCCTCGCAACCAGCGTAACATGATTATCGATGACTACTTCAAGAGAAACGGTTTGAACAAGGACATGAAGCAGGCGAAGGATGTCAGCGGGAAGTCGATCTGGGAGTACGTGGTGGACACCTTGGATCCGGTGGTCCAGGACACTCTGATCAGCAACGACAACTACTTTTACTTCCTCTGCTTGCAGGGACAGTTTTCACGGAGGTAAGTCTTACACAGCTGACCTGCCCCGAAAGCAAGTTAACAGTAAAAGGTGCCATCCCGCATACCTCTCCCCTAAAGCCCATGTGAAGCTCTCCTCGCCTGGCGCATTCGACGGTCTCCGCATCCACACAGACGAGATCAACGAGGTAATCAAGCGGATCAAGCCGCGCAGCCTGACTATCGCTGTGGTATGTTCCTACATCAACCCTCACAAATACATTCAAACTGACGGACCAAATAGGTCATGGACTCCATGGACTGGTTCGACCcggaaggcgaagaagccTCCATCCAAGCACAGAAGCTCAACCACGCCTTGAAGATGGGTGGCCGGATACTACTCCGTTCCGCGAGCATCGAGCCATGGTATATCCAGCATTTTGAGCAGAACGGTTTCTCCGCACGCCGCGTTGGCGCCAGATTCCCGGGCACCTGCATTGATCGGTGAGCATCCTATTATTTGAAATCATACCACATCAGCAACTATACTAACGTGGAACAGTGTGAATATGTACGCCTCCACCTGGATCTGCACCAAGACGCAAGAACTCGAACGTCCAGCACCTAGTCGCGCCATGTCTGCTCTGTCATTGGACAACATCACCCCGAAGAGAAACAGCGTAGAGCATCTTGAGATatgat
This genomic window contains:
- a CDS encoding class I SAM-dependent methyltransferase (COG:I;~EggNog:ENOG410PG8P;~InterPro:IPR021829,IPR029063;~PFAM:PF11899;~TransMembrane:1 (o20-38i)), which codes for MSFSSVTGPFWGQLNWLHVYIAGTAFAVCAFVAVVMMLSSQKRKIDYNSGIFTYLKFAYATFLKPHEKHGNGQQDALESFYKTQAGVYDATRKRLLRGREDMLGLVAAQLKHKVENKQLQSGKAVWVDIGGGTGYNIEAMSAFLPVKDFFSRVYLVDLSPSLCEVARQRFERLGWKNVHVVCQDARSFRLPEDDKFDPCNESSAGADLATMSYSLSMIPDYYSVIDALPALLKPTGVLGVCDFYVQSIVDVSSRNYTGGAFNRHVNWLGRVFWRAWFDVDRVSLEAARRDYLEYRFGTVISASERNYLLGGIPYYIFVGCQKDSTTHSGREAIEKLNASFTESPYLSPANHRKEMETAVVNSTQEIRSKAYESAVINLSANLPLPSSFYQNHHHRIFYNDLLPKHTQFGNEYIYAFNWEDPRVDHRLLDIKRDDVILAITSAGDNILDYLQKSPRRVHAVDLNPNQNHLLELKVASFMALGHRDVWKIFGEGKHPEFRNLLISRLSPHLSSQAFQYWLEHTHIFTSSSGKGLYETGGSRHAIKMVRYLFKVFGLESQVRQLCEAQTLAEQRKIWPRIRSVLMSKPLHWAVVGTEWFAWKAAGVPRNQRNMIIDDYFKRNGLNKDMKQAKDVSGKSIWEYVVDTLDPVVQDTLISNDNYFYFLCLQGQFSRRCHPAYLSPKAHVKLSSPGAFDGLRIHTDEINEVIKRIKPRSLTIAVVMDSMDWFDPEGEEASIQAQKLNHALKMGGRILLRSASIEPWYIQHFEQNGFSARRVGARFPGTCIDRVNMYASTWICTKTQELERPAPSRAMSALSLDNITPKRNSVEHLEI